Proteins from a single region of Streptococcus oralis:
- a CDS encoding peptide ABC transporter substrate-binding protein, with protein MIKMKKRLIGTGLVLATGILLSACGQSNTDTSTYSSTFSANPTTFNYLLDYYADNTAVITNLVDGLLENDSYGNLVPALAEDWSVSSDGLTYTYKLRKDAKWYTADGEEYASVKAQDFVTGIKYAADNKGQAMDLIQNSIKGLNDYVTGVTNDFSTVGVKALDDYTVEYTLTRPEPYWNSKTTNSILFPVNEEFLKSKDKDFGTLTPDSILYNGPYLLKDFTSKSSIEYVKNPHYYDHDKVTIEKVKLAYFDGSDQEMTIRNFESGAYSIAGVYPNSSNYAKTKEKYQDNIVYSLQDKTSWYFNFNVNRKTYNHTAKTTDEQKKSAQTAILNKNFRQAINFGIDRTAYSAQSNGEEAASKTLRNTLVPPTFVQVGDKTFGEVTASKLVNYGTEWSGINLADAQDAYFNKEKAQAKFAEAKKELEAQGVTFPIYLDVPVDQTNKNAVSGMNSVKQTLETVLGSDNIVIDVQQLSTDDFGNVAFLAPNPAARDYDLNFDGWVGDYQDPSTYLDPFNAETGFYLKIFGLDAKEDQELVKSLGLDTYTQLLKEADAENKDVAKRYEKYAEAQAWMIDNSLVMSAMSNGGTASVTKVTPFTRAYSLVGIKGDGNNYKYMRLQKDPVTKKQFDEAKAKWEAESKKAIEKSQKEFENHVK; from the coding sequence ATGATCAAAATGAAAAAAAGACTAATCGGGACAGGTCTTGTCTTAGCGACAGGGATTTTGCTCTCTGCATGTGGACAGTCCAACACAGATACTAGCACTTATTCATCAACATTTAGTGCAAATCCAACAACTTTTAACTATCTTCTAGATTATTATGCAGATAACACTGCTGTTATTACCAATCTTGTAGATGGTTTGTTAGAAAATGACAGCTATGGGAACCTCGTACCTGCTCTTGCGGAGGATTGGTCTGTTTCATCAGATGGTTTGACCTATACCTACAAGCTTAGAAAAGATGCCAAGTGGTATACAGCTGACGGTGAGGAGTATGCTTCAGTCAAAGCTCAGGATTTTGTTACTGGGATCAAATATGCCGCGGACAACAAGGGACAAGCCATGGATCTGATCCAAAATTCAATCAAGGGATTGAATGACTATGTGACGGGTGTGACTAATGATTTTTCAACTGTTGGTGTCAAAGCCTTGGATGATTACACAGTAGAGTACACTTTAACTCGACCAGAACCGTACTGGAATTCAAAGACAACCAACAGTATCCTTTTCCCAGTCAACGAAGAGTTCTTGAAATCAAAGGATAAAGATTTTGGTACCTTGACACCAGACAGTATTCTTTATAACGGTCCCTATTTGTTAAAAGATTTCACATCAAAATCTTCGATCGAATATGTGAAGAATCCACACTATTATGACCATGATAAAGTAACCATTGAAAAAGTGAAGTTAGCCTACTTTGATGGGTCAGATCAGGAAATGACCATTCGAAACTTTGAAAGTGGTGCTTACTCTATTGCAGGAGTCTATCCAAATAGTTCGAACTATGCTAAGACAAAAGAAAAATACCAAGACAATATCGTCTATAGCTTACAAGACAAGACATCTTGGTACTTTAACTTTAATGTCAACCGCAAAACCTATAATCATACCGCTAAAACAACGGACGAACAAAAGAAATCAGCTCAAACAGCTATCTTAAATAAAAATTTCCGTCAGGCTATCAACTTTGGAATTGATCGAACAGCCTACTCTGCTCAATCTAACGGTGAAGAAGCAGCGAGCAAAACCCTTCGTAATACTCTGGTTCCCCCAACATTTGTCCAGGTGGGAGATAAGACCTTTGGAGAAGTAACAGCTTCTAAGCTTGTGAACTACGGAACTGAGTGGTCAGGCATCAATTTGGCAGACGCTCAAGATGCTTACTTTAACAAGGAAAAGGCCCAAGCAAAATTTGCGGAAGCTAAAAAGGAATTGGAAGCCCAAGGCGTGACTTTCCCAATCTATTTGGATGTCCCTGTTGATCAGACAAATAAAAATGCGGTTTCTGGTATGAACTCGGTTAAACAAACCCTTGAAACAGTACTAGGTTCTGACAATATCGTCATTGATGTTCAACAGCTTTCTACAGATGACTTTGGAAATGTTGCCTTCCTAGCACCAAATCCAGCAGCTCGTGACTACGACCTAAACTTTGATGGCTGGGTTGGTGATTACCAGGATCCATCAACTTATCTAGACCCCTTCAATGCTGAAACTGGCTTCTATCTCAAGATTTTTGGTCTTGACGCCAAGGAAGACCAAGAGCTCGTTAAGAGTCTGGGACTCGATACCTATACGCAACTCCTGAAAGAAGCAGATGCTGAGAACAAAGATGTCGCTAAGCGTTATGAAAAATACGCTGAAGCTCAAGCTTGGATGATTGACAATTCTCTAGTCATGTCTGCTATGTCAAATGGTGGTACAGCCTCTGTAACCAAAGTAACTCCCTTTACACGTGCCTACTCCCTAGTAGGGATCAAGGGTGACGGAAATAATTATAAGTACATGAGATTGCAAAAAGACCCTGTTACCAAGAAACAATTTGACGAGGCCAAGGCTAAGTGGGAAGCAGAAAGTAAAAAGGCTATTGAAAAGAGCCAAAAAGAGTTTGAAAACCACGTAAAATAA
- the cps4B gene encoding capsular polysaccharide biosynthesis protein Cps4B: MIDIHSHIVFDVDDGPKSIEESKKLLREAYSQGVRTIVSTSHRRKGMFETPEEKIATNFLKVREMAKEVADDLIIAYGAEIYYTPDVVEKLEKKLIPTLNDSRYALIEFSMNTAYRDMHKGLSNILMLGITPIIAHIERYDALENNEKRVRELIDMGCYTQVNSSHVLKPKLFGETYKFMKKRAQYFLERDLVHVIASDMHNLDHRPPHMEEAYDIIAQKYSEDKAKELFKDNPRKIIMDQLI, encoded by the coding sequence ATGATAGATATCCATTCGCACATCGTTTTTGATGTGGATGATGGTCCAAAGTCGATAGAGGAAAGTAAAAAACTTCTTAGAGAGGCCTACAGTCAAGGAGTAAGGACAATCGTTTCCACTTCGCATAGACGAAAAGGGATGTTTGAAACTCCTGAAGAAAAAATTGCAACCAACTTTCTAAAGGTGCGAGAAATGGCTAAGGAAGTTGCGGATGACTTAATCATTGCCTATGGAGCGGAAATCTACTATACTCCGGATGTTGTTGAGAAGTTAGAAAAGAAATTAATCCCAACCCTCAACGATAGCCGCTATGCTTTGATTGAGTTTAGTATGAATACAGCCTATCGGGACATGCATAAGGGGCTGAGTAATATTCTAATGCTAGGCATTACACCCATCATTGCCCACATTGAACGTTACGATGCTTTAGAAAACAATGAAAAGCGCGTGCGAGAGCTGATTGATATGGGATGTTATACTCAGGTTAATAGTTCTCATGTTTTGAAACCAAAACTCTTCGGAGAAACCTATAAATTTATGAAAAAGAGAGCCCAGTATTTCTTGGAACGAGATCTGGTTCACGTGATAGCAAGTGATATGCACAACTTGGATCACAGACCTCCTCATATGGAGGAAGCCTATGATATCATTGCCCAAAAATACAGTGAAGATAAGGCTAAGGAACTTTTTAAGGATAATCCCCGAAAAATAATAATGGATCAATTGATTTAG
- a CDS encoding LCP family protein — protein MSRRSKRARLGNVKQNVNIVLVTIYLLLSGFLLFLIFKHNILAFRYLNILTAVLIFISAVIAILLIVYKKAEKFTVFFLTLAIVVSSVSLYALQQFVGFTNHINATSNYSEYSMSVVVLKDSDIKNVTQLDSVAGPTETDNDNIQKLVVDIKTTQSKDLTVEQSASYLAAYKSLLSGETKAIVLNSVFENIIEAEYPDYASKIKKIYTKKLTKDVAAPKVSKNKAFNIYVSGIDTYGPISSVSRSDVNILMTVNRDTKKILLTTTPRDSYVPIADGGNNQKDKLTHAGIYGVDSSIHTLENLYGVDINYYVRLNFTSFLKLIDLLGGVDVYNDQEFTAHTNGKYYPVGNVHLDSEQALGFVRERYSLADGDRDRGRNQQKVIVAIIQKLTSTEALKNYDNIIKGLQDSLQTNMPLETMMDLVNTQLESGGNYKVNSQDLKGTGRTDLPSYAMPDSNLYMMEIDESSLAAAKAAINDVMEGK, from the coding sequence ATGAGTAGACGTTCAAAGAGAGCTCGTTTAGGGAATGTAAAACAAAATGTTAATATAGTTTTAGTGACCATTTATTTATTATTGAGTGGTTTTTTGCTGTTCTTAATTTTTAAACATAATATCTTAGCTTTTCGGTACCTCAATATCCTTACTGCAGTTCTTATTTTTATTTCTGCTGTAATTGCAATCCTTCTGATAGTGTATAAAAAAGCCGAGAAGTTTACGGTTTTCTTTTTGACACTTGCTATCGTAGTTAGCTCGGTTTCTCTCTATGCTTTGCAACAGTTTGTCGGTTTTACCAACCATATCAATGCGACCTCAAACTACTCAGAGTATTCGATGAGTGTGGTCGTTTTAAAAGACAGTGACATCAAAAATGTGACCCAGTTGGATAGTGTAGCAGGTCCGACTGAAACAGATAATGATAATATCCAAAAGTTGGTGGTGGATATTAAGACGACACAGAGTAAAGACTTGACAGTTGAACAGAGTGCTTCTTATCTAGCAGCTTATAAGAGTCTGCTTTCTGGCGAAACTAAAGCAATTGTCTTAAATAGTGTCTTTGAAAATATCATTGAAGCAGAGTATCCAGATTATGCTTCAAAAATCAAAAAAATCTATACAAAAAAATTAACTAAGGATGTTGCGGCTCCAAAGGTATCGAAGAATAAAGCTTTCAATATTTATGTGAGTGGTATTGATACCTATGGTCCGATTAGTTCAGTATCTCGTTCAGATGTGAATATTCTAATGACTGTGAACCGAGATACCAAGAAAATCCTTCTGACTACAACACCTCGAGATTCCTATGTTCCGATTGCGGATGGGGGAAATAATCAAAAGGATAAATTGACCCACGCTGGGATTTATGGAGTGGACTCGTCGATTCATACTTTGGAAAATCTCTATGGAGTGGATATTAACTATTATGTGCGCTTGAACTTTACTTCTTTCTTGAAATTGATTGACCTTTTAGGTGGCGTTGATGTCTATAATGATCAGGAGTTTACAGCACATACTAACGGGAAGTATTATCCTGTTGGGAATGTTCATTTAGACTCTGAGCAGGCTCTTGGTTTTGTCCGTGAGCGCTACTCTCTAGCAGATGGAGATCGAGATCGTGGTCGGAACCAACAAAAGGTTATTGTAGCTATTATTCAGAAGTTGACGTCAACTGAGGCTTTAAAAAACTACGATAACATCATCAAGGGATTGCAAGATTCTCTTCAGACCAATATGCCTTTGGAAACTATGATGGATCTGGTTAATACTCAATTGGAGAGTGGCGGGAACTACAAAGTCAACTCTCAAGACTTGAAGGGAACTGGACGCACGGATCTTCCTTCATACGCTATGCCAGATAGTAACCTCTACATGATGGAAATTGATGAAAGTAGCTTGGCCGCTGCGAAAGCCGCTATCAATGATGTGATGGAGGGCAAGTAG
- a CDS encoding peptide ABC transporter substrate-binding protein — MKSKKWLLGAGAVLSVALLLTACGQSEKKADAPKTFSYVYAMDPSSLDYSVTSKSSTSDVIANVVDGLLENDKYGNLIPSLAEDWSVSKDGLTYTYKLRKGVKWYTSDGEEYAEVKAKDFVTGLKHAADGKSDGLSLIQDSIKGLAEYVNGESNDFSTVGVKAVDDYTVEYTLNKPESFWNSKVTTATMLPVNEEFLNSKGSDYGAPTPSGILYNGPYFLKSLTSKSVIEYEKNPNYWDKDNVKIDNIKLTFYDGSDQESLIRSFTQGAYTTARLFPTSSNFESTKQEYGDKIVYSPQEATSYYLTVNVNRQSYNKTAKTDEAQKTSTKEALLNKNFRQALNFALDRHSYTAQLNGEEGADKIIRNSLVPHDYVQVGEKTFGGLAQAELVSYGDQWKDVTLTDGKDTIYSPEKAKAAFAKAKEELQAKGVTFPIHLDIPVEQTDVIAVQQTNSLKQSIESSLGTENVIVDVLQMTDNEKMNITSQAKVPSQKDYDLNGTGWGPDYQDPATYLNILDAKKGSALKHLGINRGKDPEVMAQVGLDEYKKLLDDAAAETSDLNKRYEKYAKAQAWVSDSSLLIPVASSGGSPTVSRTVPFTKAYSQVGIKGDPFVFKGLELQNDVVTAKEYEEAFKKWQQEKIETNAKYQKELEKHVK; from the coding sequence ATGAAATCGAAAAAGTGGCTCTTAGGAGCAGGTGCTGTTTTGAGCGTAGCCCTACTGTTAACTGCTTGTGGGCAAAGTGAAAAGAAGGCGGATGCTCCCAAGACATTCTCTTATGTCTACGCTATGGATCCATCTTCTTTGGACTATAGTGTGACGAGCAAGAGCTCAACTTCTGACGTTATAGCAAACGTTGTTGATGGTCTTTTGGAAAATGACAAGTATGGGAACTTAATTCCATCACTTGCAGAAGACTGGTCTGTTTCAAAGGATGGTTTGACTTATACCTACAAACTTCGTAAGGGTGTAAAATGGTATACTTCTGATGGAGAAGAATATGCTGAAGTTAAGGCCAAAGACTTTGTTACTGGGCTTAAACATGCTGCTGACGGAAAATCGGATGGTCTTTCTTTGATTCAGGATTCTATCAAAGGTTTGGCAGAGTATGTTAATGGTGAGAGCAATGATTTCTCTACCGTAGGAGTTAAGGCTGTTGATGATTACACGGTAGAATACACGCTCAACAAACCAGAAAGTTTCTGGAACTCTAAGGTCACAACTGCAACCATGCTCCCAGTTAATGAAGAATTTTTGAATTCTAAAGGGAGCGACTATGGTGCACCAACCCCATCGGGTATCCTATATAATGGTCCTTATTTCTTGAAATCATTGACTTCAAAATCAGTCATTGAATATGAAAAGAATCCAAATTATTGGGATAAGGACAATGTTAAGATTGACAATATTAAACTAACTTTCTACGATGGATCAGACCAAGAATCTTTGATTCGCAGCTTTACACAAGGAGCTTATACAACAGCTCGTCTCTTCCCAACAAGCTCAAACTTTGAGTCAACTAAACAAGAGTACGGCGATAAGATTGTTTACAGTCCACAAGAAGCGACAAGCTACTACCTCACTGTTAACGTAAACCGCCAATCTTATAATAAAACAGCTAAGACAGACGAAGCTCAAAAAACATCAACGAAAGAAGCTCTTCTCAACAAGAACTTCCGTCAGGCGCTGAACTTTGCCCTTGACCGTCATTCTTATACTGCTCAGTTGAATGGTGAAGAAGGTGCGGACAAGATTATCCGTAACAGCCTAGTGCCTCATGACTACGTTCAAGTAGGTGAAAAAACCTTTGGAGGGTTGGCTCAGGCAGAGCTCGTTTCATATGGAGACCAGTGGAAAGATGTAACCCTTACAGATGGCAAGGATACGATTTACAGTCCTGAAAAAGCTAAGGCAGCCTTTGCTAAAGCCAAGGAAGAATTGCAAGCCAAGGGGGTTACCTTCCCAATCCATTTGGATATCCCGGTTGAACAAACAGATGTAATCGCGGTTCAACAAACCAACTCACTCAAGCAGTCTATCGAATCATCACTTGGTACTGAAAATGTCATTGTCGATGTCCTTCAAATGACCGATAATGAGAAAATGAACATTACGTCTCAAGCCAAGGTTCCATCCCAAAAAGACTATGACTTGAACGGAACTGGTTGGGGACCAGACTATCAAGACCCAGCTACCTACCTCAACATTCTTGATGCTAAGAAGGGTTCTGCCCTTAAACACTTGGGTATCAATCGCGGAAAAGACCCAGAAGTGATGGCTCAAGTTGGACTGGACGAATACAAGAAACTCTTGGATGATGCTGCAGCTGAAACCAGTGACCTTAATAAGCGTTATGAAAAATACGCCAAAGCACAAGCTTGGGTGTCTGATAGCTCGCTCTTAATCCCAGTTGCTTCTTCAGGTGGTTCTCCAACTGTTAGCCGAACTGTACCATTCACAAAAGCATACTCTCAAGTCGGAATCAAGGGAGACCCATTTGTGTTCAAAGGATTGGAGTTGCAAAATGACGTTGTGACTGCAAAAGAATACGAAGAAGCCTTCAAGAAATGGCAACAAGAAAAAATCGAAACAAATGCCAAATACCAAAAAGAACTTGAAAAACACGTCAAGTAA